AGCCACCTGTTTTTTAATCTCTTCAACCCGCTCCATCCGGATGTCGGGAATGCTCTGGAGAGCCTCGCTCATTCTGGCAACCCGCTCTGCATTGCCGGAGAGTTTGACCGTATCCCCCCCCTGCCCCGCGGCAGCAGTTCCGTTCTTATGGGCCTCGCCTGCGGCAAGGGCAGCAGCTGCATCGTTTCTTGTCACAACAGTTGCCGGCAATATCGGATTATCGTCTATTTTCATGGCACTCAAAGCCTCCGTACCCTCCGTTTCTCTTATTAATTACTATATCGTCACGGAGCGGAAAAATCTTTAGAAAAAAATGACACCTCCCCAAAAAAAATTGGCGAAAAAACGCAAAAAACGTCAATTAACTGACTCGCGCTTGCGGTAGTATTTATGAATATCAGTGAGGCGGATAATGGAGATTCATAATTAAGCACCGCCGGGCACGGGAAGGATAACAACATTGACTGCCGCGACGAATGCAGCTAAATTGTTAAAACTTTAAAAGAATCGGAGATCCGGCTGATGACCAAGTCTGCCCAGGAAAATAATACCGCGACTTACTTCGCCCCCGCCGAGCGGGCATCCCGCATGGAGGTTGATGAGATTCGCTATCGCGTGCTACTTGATC
The nucleotide sequence above comes from Geobacter benzoatilyticus. Encoded proteins:
- the flgM gene encoding flagellar biosynthesis anti-sigma factor FlgM, with protein sequence MKIDDNPILPATVVTRNDAAAALAAGEAHKNGTAAAGQGGDTVKLSGNAERVARMSEALQSIPDIRMERVEEIKKQVAAGEYNVSARAVAEKMLMSIKKGVAV